Part of the Arthrobacter sp. MMS18-M83 genome is shown below.
CCACTCCGCCATGCCCTTCTTATAGGCGGCGCGAATGCCGTTGACGTTGACCGTTGCGATGCGAAGGAAGTCCTTCTTCAATGCCGAGCTCACCCCGCCTACTCTAGTCGATGATGGTGCCCGAGACGGGCTCGTCGCCGCCACCGGAGGACTTGATCATGTCCCGCGCGTTGCTTGACGTGATGGCGATGGTCTCCAAGGCGCGGTTGATGGTGTCTTGATCGGCAGATTCGCCCTTGGCGCGCTCCGCCTCCACCACGCGAACCTGCACCTGCACAATCTTGAACGAGTGGTCCAGTTTGAGGTCGCGGATTTCATCCGATTCGCTGCGTTCCGAGACCACGCGGGTGCCGCCGTGGTCGGCGCTCGACGACGACGGCGCCCGGCCGGTTGCCGCATTGAACGCGTTCTGTGCTTCGGTGAGTTTTTCTCCAGCCCGCTTGGCAGCCCTCTGGATGCTGAAGACCACGAAGGCGGCCAGGGCGAGCCAGCCGAAGGACACAACGGCGACGATCCAACCGACCACGTCGTTCTGGTTTGCCGCGAAGATCACGGCCACCAGGAAAGCGATGAGCACCACCGTCATGCCCAGTCCACCAATGCGGAAGCCCTTGAAAGGGCTCTTGGCGGAAGCGGACGGAGGAACAGATGACGGGGAGTCGCCGAGAGATTGCATGCACCCATTGTCGCAAACTCCACAGGACGAGCCAGCCGCTTCCACCCCCGGCGAACAGCCTGGTTCTATTTCAGGAAGAGCTTGCGTAGCCGTCCCGTGGTGAGCATGATGCCGAGTGCGATCATCACAAGGTAGTAGGCGATATGGACTGCCGTGGCCGGACTGAAGGAGCCAATGCTGATCTGCCGCAGGAGCTCCACGCCATGCCACAGGGGCATCGCCTGGATGAGCCACTGAATGTATTGCGGATAGACGGTTATCGGGTAGAACGTCGCGCTGAACAGGAACATGGGCAGCATGAAAAAGTTGATCCAGTCCATCTGCTGGAAAGTCTTCATGAAGCTCGTGATGCCCATGCCGAAGCTTGCAAAGCCGAAAGCAATCAGCACGGACGCCGGGATGACCAGGATGGCCCACGGCGTCTTGATGAGGCCCATGACGGCCATGACTGCGGTGAAGCCGGTCGCGTACAGGAGTCCACGAAGCAAGGCGAGGAAAATCTCCCCCATGGCTACATCCAAAGGCCCAAGGGAGGTGTAGAGCATGCCTTGGTACAGCTTGGCGAAGTTCATCTTGAAGAAGACGTTCCACGTGGAGTCGTAGACTGCGCCGTTCATGGCGGACACCGCCAGAAGCGCCGGCGCAATGTAGGCCGCGTAACTGATTTCTTGGCCACCAGGTCCGGCCACGGTGCCTACGATCGGGCCCAGCCCCACTCCCATGGAGATCAGGTACAGCACCGGCTCGAAGAACCCAGACACCAGGATCAGCCAGGTACTGCTTTTTGCCGCCATGAGGCCCCGGGCCACAACAGCAAGCGCATTGCGGGAATACAGCGGGCCGAACGTTCGCTCGCGGGCTGCTTCTGTAGCGCTGTGGCCCCCGGTCAAGGTGCTCATGCCCCCATCCTCTTAACGAACTGCCGCCGTGTCAGCGTCCAGCCGGCGGCAACTGCCCCAAGAAGGAACAAGACGTGGGTCAGGGTTAACACGGGGCTCTCCTCGAGTCCATAGGTGAAGACGCGCCCCAACTGCGTACCGTGCCACACCGGCGAGATCCAGCCGATCCAGCGCACCCCCAGCGGCAGCGAGTCCAGCGGGAAAAAGGTCCCCGAAAACAGGAACAACGGCACCACGACGAACCGCTGCACCAGGGCGAACTGGCCGGAGTCTTTGGTGATGCTCGAGGCATAGGCCATGAGCGGCAGCCCGAAGGACAGCCCGGCCACCGTGGCAACCACCGCCGACACCCACCCCCAAGGACTCGGCGAGGCACCGAACATGGCCACGATGACGAAATAGACCACGGATTGCACGAGGAACTTCAGAGTGCTGGCCATGATGTGGCCCGCGGCAATCTGCTGCGGAACGAGCGGAGAAGCGTGCGGCCCGTAGAACACCCGGCGCCACTTGAAGCCGTCCATGATCGGGTACGAGAAGTCCCCCGACGCCGTCATGACCGCGGATGAGACGAGCAATGCCGGCGCAATGAACGCCAGGTAGCTCACACCGCCGAACACCGCCGTACGGTTCGCATCCACCAGGCTCGCCAGCCCGATGCCCATGGCAAACAGGTATGCCACCGGCTGCCCCACGCTGTAGAGGAACACGGACCAGCCGTAACCACGCATCACACGAAGGGCCTGCTCGGCGTAGAAGAACGATCCCCAGCGCCGCGCCCGGCTGGCCGAGA
Proteins encoded:
- a CDS encoding ABC transporter permease gives rise to the protein MSTLTGGHSATEAARERTFGPLYSRNALAVVARGLMAAKSSTWLILVSGFFEPVLYLISMGVGLGPIVGTVAGPGGQEISYAAYIAPALLAVSAMNGAVYDSTWNVFFKMNFAKLYQGMLYTSLGPLDVAMGEIFLALLRGLLYATGFTAVMAVMGLIKTPWAILVIPASVLIAFGFASFGMGITSFMKTFQQMDWINFFMLPMFLFSATFYPITVYPQYIQWLIQAMPLWHGVELLRQISIGSFSPATAVHIAYYLVMIALGIMLTTGRLRKLFLK
- a CDS encoding ABC transporter permease; the protein is MADAQLPTADHPLRAHSPAVSASRARRWGSFFYAEQALRVMRGYGWSVFLYSVGQPVAYLFAMGIGLASLVDANRTAVFGGVSYLAFIAPALLVSSAVMTASGDFSYPIMDGFKWRRVFYGPHASPLVPQQIAAGHIMASTLKFLVQSVVYFVIVAMFGASPSPWGWVSAVVATVAGLSFGLPLMAYASSITKDSGQFALVQRFVVVPLFLFSGTFFPLDSLPLGVRWIGWISPVWHGTQLGRVFTYGLEESPVLTLTHVLFLLGAVAAGWTLTRRQFVKRMGA